In Polynucleobacter arcticus, the following proteins share a genomic window:
- a CDS encoding LD-carboxypeptidase, whose protein sequence is MKQIHLIAPSGASLDPHSPLAGIEWLKLQGVEILNTACVNRVEQRFAGSDQERLAEINQLSSLSPEKTVVAMRGGYGLHRLLPNIEWSAIAKAIGNGLQICGHSDFTVFQLGMLAKTGAITLAGPMLNFDFACQGKQSEDATPNAFMWEHFQRAVDQRTVDCTVKLLQPYLSHSAAGQASGMLWGGNLTVLAGLVGTPYFPTQQQTQGGILFLEDVNEHPYRIERMLMQLLDAGILSNQSAILLGGFSAYRLYENDRGYALESAIETIVQRLPKNLPVLTGLPFGHQAEKLTLPVGAQAHIQYDAQGFTIQSQW, encoded by the coding sequence TTGAAGCAAATACATTTGATTGCTCCTTCTGGGGCTAGCTTAGATCCTCATAGTCCATTGGCTGGTATCGAGTGGCTCAAGTTGCAAGGTGTTGAAATTCTGAATACTGCCTGTGTCAATCGAGTGGAGCAACGCTTTGCGGGCTCTGATCAAGAACGTCTAGCAGAGATCAATCAACTATCCAGTTTATCCCCCGAGAAGACTGTCGTAGCGATGCGTGGTGGCTATGGATTGCACCGCCTGCTTCCTAATATTGAGTGGAGCGCTATAGCCAAAGCAATTGGTAATGGCTTACAAATTTGTGGCCACAGTGATTTCACGGTCTTTCAGTTGGGCATGTTGGCAAAGACGGGTGCAATTACCTTGGCCGGACCTATGCTGAACTTTGACTTTGCTTGTCAGGGTAAGCAGAGTGAGGATGCGACCCCCAACGCATTCATGTGGGAACATTTTCAAAGAGCAGTTGATCAGCGCACAGTCGATTGCACCGTCAAACTACTCCAGCCTTATTTAAGTCACTCTGCTGCAGGTCAAGCTTCAGGCATGCTTTGGGGTGGAAACTTGACGGTATTAGCGGGCCTTGTTGGCACTCCTTATTTTCCAACCCAGCAGCAGACCCAAGGCGGTATTTTATTTCTGGAGGATGTGAACGAACATCCTTACCGTATTGAGCGCATGTTGATGCAATTGCTAGATGCAGGCATCTTGAGCAATCAAAGTGCGATTCTCCTGGGTGGATTTTCGGCCTATCGCTTGTATGAGAATGATCGTGGTTACGCCCTAGAAAGTGCCATCGAAACCATTGTTCAGCGCCTCCCCAAAAACCTTCCCGTATTAACAGGTCTACCCTTTGGGCATCAAGCCGAAAAACTCACCTTGCCAGTAGGTGCTCAAGCGCACATTCAATATGATGCGCAAGGTTTTACTATTCAATCTCAGTGGTAA
- the tadA gene encoding tRNA adenosine(34) deaminase TadA: protein MQAELDRQFMQQALDQAKLAATAGEVPVGAVLVRDGRIISTGFNQPITNSDPSAHAEMMALRTAAQAESNYRLPGTTLYVTLEPCTMCAGAMLHARVERVVFGAADPKTGAAGSVLNVFSEKQINHQTQVEGGIMGDECGQVLRDFFKGRR, encoded by the coding sequence ATGCAAGCAGAGCTTGATCGCCAATTTATGCAGCAAGCCTTGGATCAAGCCAAGCTCGCTGCGACTGCTGGCGAGGTTCCTGTGGGCGCTGTTCTGGTGAGAGACGGTAGGATCATCTCTACCGGCTTCAATCAGCCCATCACCAATAGCGATCCTAGCGCCCATGCGGAAATGATGGCCTTACGCACTGCAGCTCAGGCCGAATCGAATTACCGTCTACCGGGTACCACTCTGTATGTAACCCTAGAGCCCTGCACTATGTGTGCTGGAGCTATGCTGCATGCAAGAGTAGAGCGGGTTGTATTTGGCGCCGCCGATCCCAAAACAGGGGCTGCGGGTAGTGTGCTTAATGTATTCTCGGAGAAGCAGATTAACCACCAGACTCAAGTTGAGGGTGGCATTATGGGCGATGAGTGCGGTCAGGTGCTGCGCGATTTTTTTAAGGGGCGGCGTTGA
- the queD gene encoding 6-carboxytetrahydropterin synthase QueD — MTTKQETISITRRLEFDSGHRIPNHDGQCRHLHGHRYAIEVTLTGMVADHPGKADDGMVLDFGDIKRLTNQYVVEPWDHAFLVAKEDTGLVQYLNSIPNHKTVVMEHVPTVENLASAAFEVLQPVFEKAFEGRLKLASIRLYETPNCWADVSHS; from the coding sequence ATGACCACCAAGCAAGAAACCATCTCTATTACGCGCAGACTTGAGTTTGACTCAGGACATCGCATTCCAAACCATGATGGGCAGTGCCGACATTTGCATGGCCATCGTTATGCGATTGAGGTGACACTGACGGGTATGGTTGCAGATCATCCCGGCAAGGCAGACGATGGCATGGTCTTGGACTTTGGTGACATTAAGCGCCTTACGAATCAATATGTAGTCGAGCCTTGGGATCATGCATTCTTAGTGGCTAAGGAAGATACAGGTTTAGTTCAGTATTTAAACTCCATTCCCAACCACAAGACGGTAGTGATGGAGCATGTTCCTACTGTAGAGAATTTAGCGAGCGCCGCATTTGAAGTGCTACAACCTGTTTTTGAAAAAGCGTTTGAGGGGCGCCTGAAACTAGCATCCATTCGTCTTTATGAAACCCCCAATTGCTGGGCTGACGTTTCCCACTCATAA
- the queE gene encoding 7-carboxy-7-deazaguanine synthase: MYTVKELFPTLQGEGAHAGRAAVFCRFAGCNLWSGREEDRATAICQFCDTDFVGSDGAGGGKFETAALLADTIEEVWSSTSAGPQQRYVVFTGGEPLLQLDTDLIDALHTKGFTVAIETNGTIKVPKGVDWVCVSPKAGSDLIVLQADEMKLVIPQVGHTSLESLLARFEKMDYRNRFLQAMDGPNLQENLALAVSLCQKRPLWRLSIQTHKIIGIR; this comes from the coding sequence ATGTATACAGTAAAAGAACTCTTTCCAACCCTCCAGGGTGAGGGTGCCCACGCAGGTCGTGCGGCGGTATTTTGTCGTTTCGCTGGATGTAATCTCTGGAGTGGCCGCGAAGAAGATCGTGCTACCGCAATCTGCCAGTTTTGCGACACCGACTTTGTTGGGAGTGATGGTGCTGGTGGCGGTAAGTTTGAAACTGCTGCTCTGCTTGCTGACACTATCGAAGAGGTTTGGAGTAGTACTTCAGCAGGACCACAGCAACGTTATGTCGTTTTTACTGGCGGCGAGCCATTGTTGCAACTCGATACTGACTTAATTGATGCTTTGCATACCAAAGGCTTTACCGTTGCGATTGAGACTAATGGCACTATCAAGGTTCCCAAAGGAGTTGATTGGGTATGCGTAAGTCCTAAAGCAGGCTCCGATTTAATTGTGCTGCAAGCTGATGAGATGAAGCTAGTGATTCCTCAGGTAGGCCATACCTCTTTAGAATCTTTGCTAGCCCGATTTGAGAAGATGGATTACCGCAATCGCTTCTTGCAGGCGATGGATGGCCCAAATCTCCAAGAAAATCTTGCATTGGCAGTTAGCCTATGTCAAAAGCGGCCATTGTGGCGTTTGAGTATTCAGACTCATAAAATCATCGGTATTCGATAG
- a CDS encoding B12-binding domain-containing radical SAM protein, whose product MKILSLIPPMTQLNTPYPSTAYLTGFLRSQGIDSVQEDLALALVLGFFNPAGLAEIKEAALLVPEENRSASVNFFLDYFADYQSTIGLAIAFLQGRDSTLAHRINSRTLLPEGPRFASLDSYDEEEGGDSLAWAFGALGSQDRARHLATLYLNDLSDVLRDAVDERFEFVRYAESLAGSQPTFTPLADALAATPTLMDLHLQELTKSAIEKHQPTLVLLSVPFPGAMYAALRIAQTIKLNHPNIKIGLGGGYVNTELRELTDPRLFDFVDYITLDSGERPLLALIDHLNGKRSAERLVRTFIRNSHHEVRYINWQEPDVPFEDVGTATWDGLPLNSYLSLLDMLNPMHRLWSDGRWNKLTVAHGCYWKKCSFCDVSLDYISRYETASASLLVDRIEAIVAETGQTGFHFVDEAAPPKILKALAQELIRRKVVISWWGNIRFEKTFTPELSELLAQSGCIAISGGLEVASDRLLDLMKKGVSVEQVAQVTKGFSDAGILVHAYLMYGFPTQTVQETVDALEYVRQFFENGCIQSGFFHRFTCTVHSPVGKDPEAYGISLVPLPDISFAKNDVSFIDPSGVDHDLLGLGLKKAIYNFMHGVGFEQEAHTWFEMPGIPKAKISRTKIAKILRLI is encoded by the coding sequence ATGAAGATTCTGAGTCTCATTCCGCCAATGACGCAGCTCAATACGCCCTACCCATCAACGGCGTATCTCACAGGGTTTTTGCGTTCACAAGGTATTGATTCGGTTCAAGAAGATTTAGCGCTGGCCTTGGTACTCGGATTCTTTAATCCAGCAGGTTTGGCTGAGATTAAAGAAGCGGCGTTACTGGTACCCGAAGAAAATCGCAGTGCTAGCGTGAATTTCTTTCTAGATTACTTTGCCGATTACCAAAGCACCATCGGATTAGCGATTGCATTTTTGCAAGGACGTGACAGCACTTTGGCTCATCGCATTAATAGCCGTACTCTATTGCCAGAGGGGCCACGTTTTGCATCTTTGGATTCTTACGATGAAGAAGAGGGTGGGGATTCATTGGCATGGGCCTTTGGTGCACTAGGTTCTCAAGATCGGGCACGCCATCTAGCCACACTCTATCTCAATGACTTATCGGATGTTCTGCGTGATGCTGTGGACGAGCGCTTTGAGTTTGTCCGCTATGCAGAATCATTGGCCGGTAGCCAGCCTACTTTCACGCCATTAGCCGATGCTTTGGCTGCAACCCCTACATTGATGGATTTGCATCTCCAGGAGCTGACAAAGTCGGCCATAGAAAAGCATCAGCCGACTTTGGTGCTGTTGTCGGTGCCATTTCCCGGGGCAATGTATGCCGCCTTGAGAATTGCCCAAACCATCAAACTGAATCATCCCAATATCAAAATTGGTCTTGGTGGCGGCTATGTCAATACGGAGTTGCGTGAACTCACTGATCCACGTTTATTTGATTTTGTAGATTACATCACCCTCGATTCTGGAGAGCGGCCTTTGCTTGCTCTGATTGATCATTTGAATGGCAAGCGCTCAGCCGAAAGATTGGTGCGGACATTTATTCGTAATAGTCATCATGAAGTTCGCTATATCAACTGGCAGGAGCCAGATGTGCCGTTTGAAGACGTTGGGACTGCCACTTGGGATGGTCTGCCACTCAATTCTTATTTGTCCTTGCTGGATATGCTCAACCCCATGCATCGCCTGTGGAGTGATGGACGTTGGAATAAGCTGACTGTTGCTCATGGCTGCTATTGGAAAAAATGCAGTTTCTGTGATGTGAGTCTTGATTACATCTCGCGTTATGAAACTGCTTCAGCCAGTCTGTTAGTTGATCGTATTGAAGCAATTGTTGCCGAGACGGGCCAGACTGGATTTCATTTTGTCGATGAGGCTGCGCCACCTAAAATATTGAAGGCACTAGCTCAGGAGTTGATACGTCGTAAGGTAGTCATTTCTTGGTGGGGCAATATTCGCTTTGAGAAAACCTTTACCCCTGAATTAAGTGAGTTGCTGGCACAAAGTGGCTGCATAGCGATATCGGGTGGTTTAGAGGTTGCTTCCGATCGATTGCTCGACCTCATGAAAAAAGGCGTTTCAGTAGAGCAGGTAGCTCAGGTGACTAAGGGCTTCTCTGATGCCGGAATTTTGGTACACGCTTATCTAATGTATGGTTTCCCAACGCAAACCGTCCAAGAGACAGTAGATGCCCTAGAGTATGTCCGCCAGTTTTTCGAGAATGGCTGTATCCAAAGTGGATTTTTTCACCGCTTTACTTGCACAGTGCATTCACCAGTCGGTAAAGACCCAGAGGCCTACGGTATCTCCCTGGTTCCATTACCAGACATTAGCTTTGCCAAGAATGATGTGTCGTTCATAGATCCAAGCGGCGTAGACCATGATCTTCTGGGGCTTGGTTTAAAGAAGGCTATTTACAATTTTATGCATGGCGTTGGCTTTGAGCAAGAGGCGCATACCTGGTTTGAGATGCCGGGGATTCCGAAGGCAAAGATTAGCCGTACTAAAATAGCCAAAATCTTGAGGCTTATATAA
- a CDS encoding ferritin-like domain-containing protein yields the protein MPELRKAALAILANTNVQSKVGQLTHLFDEYQAEHIALDVAGKLDSDHLILPGRPAKPDLVAPKWVPKRRMDTVEGKIILWHSLAHIEFNAMNLALDALWRFPDMPKEYYEDWLKVAKEESYHFSLVNAHMQSFGFSYGDFPAHNSLWEMVERTTDSVIARMALVPRTMEARGLDAVPGIRDRFKQIKDERAVEILEIILRDEIGHVLIGNRWFNFLCTNEGLSPVATYRELAEKYHAPTLKGPFNIPAREQAGFTSEELSLLESLGEKGTQVA from the coding sequence ATGCCTGAGTTACGAAAAGCTGCTTTAGCGATACTGGCAAATACCAACGTGCAATCGAAGGTTGGTCAACTAACTCACTTGTTTGATGAATATCAAGCAGAACATATTGCTTTGGATGTTGCTGGAAAACTTGACAGCGACCATCTGATTCTTCCGGGGCGACCCGCTAAGCCGGATTTAGTCGCTCCAAAGTGGGTTCCCAAAAGAAGAATGGATACGGTTGAGGGGAAGATTATTCTTTGGCACTCACTGGCCCATATTGAATTTAATGCCATGAATCTGGCTTTAGATGCTCTCTGGCGTTTTCCGGATATGCCTAAAGAATATTACGAGGATTGGCTTAAGGTTGCTAAAGAAGAGTCTTATCATTTCAGCTTGGTCAATGCCCATATGCAATCCTTTGGATTTAGCTACGGTGATTTTCCAGCTCACAACAGTTTGTGGGAGATGGTTGAGAGAACGACGGATTCAGTCATAGCTAGGATGGCTTTAGTTCCCAGAACAATGGAAGCAAGAGGCTTGGATGCGGTTCCGGGAATTCGGGATCGCTTCAAGCAAATCAAAGATGAAAGAGCGGTTGAAATTTTAGAGATTATTCTCCGGGATGAAATTGGTCATGTATTGATTGGTAATCGTTGGTTTAACTTTTTATGCACCAATGAGGGCTTATCCCCAGTTGCGACTTATCGAGAACTGGCCGAAAAATACCATGCACCCACATTAAAGGGGCCATTCAACATTCCAGCGCGTGAGCAAGCAGGATTTACTTCTGAAGAGTTGAGCCTACTAGAATCGCTCGGCGAGAAGGGTACTCAAGTCGCATGA
- the phnE gene encoding phosphonate ABC transporter, permease protein PhnE, whose protein sequence is MQLKSRHISLHPYIVLMGMGLLIIASFWSLDIQLSKLLSFRSWELMGKFFGELFVPNLSGNFLNKVFQASLETLAMSALGTLIAAVFGIVLALPASKTYANDPIYTRTITRWILNALRSIPELVWAALLLISVGLGPFAGTLALALHTTGVLGRLFADAIENAPTEPGDVLRIMGAGELKIFLYATLPGILPQLISYSLYRWENNIRAATVLGVVGGGGLGQMLAFHMSLFQMQDTSTILITMIGLVLLVDSFSYFLRRYLDN, encoded by the coding sequence ATGCAATTAAAGTCTCGCCATATTTCATTGCATCCTTACATCGTACTGATGGGCATGGGCTTGCTCATCATCGCGAGCTTTTGGTCCCTAGATATACAGTTGTCGAAATTGCTTTCATTTCGCAGCTGGGAGTTAATGGGTAAATTTTTTGGAGAGCTGTTCGTACCCAATCTCAGTGGGAACTTCTTGAATAAAGTTTTCCAAGCTTCGCTAGAGACTTTAGCAATGTCGGCTTTGGGTACTCTGATTGCAGCCGTGTTTGGCATAGTCTTAGCGCTTCCTGCCAGTAAAACCTATGCCAATGACCCTATCTACACTCGAACGATTACTCGGTGGATATTAAATGCGCTGCGATCCATTCCAGAGCTAGTTTGGGCGGCATTGTTATTGATATCTGTTGGTCTCGGTCCATTTGCAGGAACATTGGCCCTGGCTTTGCACACCACGGGTGTGCTGGGGAGATTATTTGCTGATGCAATTGAAAATGCACCAACTGAGCCTGGAGATGTTTTGCGCATTATGGGAGCTGGTGAGTTAAAAATATTCCTCTACGCCACATTACCAGGCATTCTGCCGCAATTGATTTCGTACAGCTTATATCGCTGGGAAAATAATATTAGGGCTGCAACCGTTCTCGGAGTTGTTGGCGGCGGCGGCTTGGGGCAGATGCTCGCTTTTCATATGAGCCTCTTCCAAATGCAAGATACCAGTACGATCTTAATCACCATGATTGGCTTGGTATTGCTGGTAGATAGTTTTTCGTATTTCTTGAGAAGATATCTCGACAATTAA
- a CDS encoding PhnE/PtxC family ABC transporter permease, protein MTSASIPMHLKDPAWHSRLSLAILAFVLLVPALISTEFKPWVFFEEENLKVTLKFLADFIPPNTKPEFLKLVVVEAWRTVAIATAGMVLALVLAIPLTLVSTRILSISALTGRMATFPFLIRQIIRIVLILMRSIPEIVWALVFVRVVGLGPAAGVLAIALTYAGMLGKIYGEILESGSNEASQALLRNGAGRLQTFFYAVIPQNSSELTSYTVYRWECAVRSSAVLGFVGAGGLGQQMDNSLKMFNGSEVATILLMFMILVALADWFSAQLRKLIS, encoded by the coding sequence ATGACTTCTGCTTCCATACCTATGCATTTAAAAGATCCTGCATGGCATTCACGTCTTAGTCTTGCTATCCTTGCCTTTGTTTTATTGGTACCGGCTTTAATTTCAACAGAATTTAAGCCTTGGGTTTTTTTTGAGGAAGAGAATCTAAAAGTCACCCTGAAGTTTTTGGCAGACTTTATCCCGCCCAATACCAAGCCCGAATTTCTAAAATTAGTTGTTGTAGAGGCTTGGCGCACTGTTGCCATTGCTACTGCTGGAATGGTTTTGGCACTCGTTCTGGCTATCCCGCTGACCTTGGTGAGTACCAGGATCTTATCCATCTCTGCATTAACGGGTCGCATGGCAACTTTTCCGTTCCTGATCCGACAAATTATTCGAATCGTATTGATCTTGATGCGGAGTATTCCTGAAATAGTGTGGGCCCTGGTCTTTGTCAGGGTGGTGGGTCTTGGTCCAGCCGCAGGAGTATTGGCAATCGCATTAACCTATGCAGGCATGCTTGGGAAGATTTATGGTGAAATCCTTGAGAGTGGGAGTAACGAGGCAAGTCAAGCCCTTCTTCGCAATGGAGCGGGTCGCTTGCAAACGTTCTTTTATGCTGTCATACCGCAAAACTCGAGTGAGCTAACGAGTTACACGGTTTATCGTTGGGAGTGCGCCGTTCGCTCTTCCGCAGTACTTGGGTTTGTTGGTGCAGGTGGTTTAGGCCAGCAAATGGATAATTCCCTGAAAATGTTTAATGGCTCCGAGGTGGCGACTATTTTGCTCATGTTCATGATCTTAGTTGCTTTGGCTGATTGGTTTAGTGCCCAACTCAGAAAATTAATCAGCTGA
- a CDS encoding phosphonate ABC transporter ATP-binding protein, protein MDLNLQNIIAYHPAREQDEVFALKNVSFQVKAGEHIAIIGPSGSGKTTLLQIIAAAMKPASGVVSLGKINPWSISGGALRQLRQRLFYAPQIPPLPPRQRVVTSLSASRLGEMGFGKSILNLIYPQYSQDAFNTLSLFDLSEKLWSRVDRLSGGERQRVGLAKILMSRANLWLVDEPLSALDPKRSRQAIQMLIAEANKRGVTLIVTLHQVDVATKEFPRVIGLHAGKLEFDLPSADITKHILQNLYAQSEHEITQLEAHVFSAE, encoded by the coding sequence GTGGATTTAAATTTACAAAATATCATTGCCTATCATCCTGCTCGTGAGCAGGATGAAGTTTTTGCCTTAAAGAATGTTTCTTTCCAGGTGAAAGCTGGCGAGCATATCGCGATCATTGGGCCGTCCGGTTCCGGTAAGACCACCTTGCTGCAAATTATCGCGGCTGCAATGAAGCCTGCATCTGGGGTAGTCTCTTTAGGCAAGATCAATCCATGGTCAATTTCTGGCGGGGCACTACGTCAGCTGCGCCAACGCTTGTTTTACGCACCTCAGATTCCTCCGCTGCCCCCGCGACAACGTGTCGTCACTTCCTTGTCTGCAAGTCGGCTTGGGGAAATGGGATTTGGTAAAAGCATACTGAATTTGATTTATCCACAATATTCCCAAGATGCTTTTAATACGCTATCACTATTTGATCTCAGTGAAAAATTATGGAGTAGGGTAGATCGTCTATCTGGTGGAGAGCGTCAGCGAGTAGGTTTAGCAAAAATCTTGATGAGCCGTGCTAATCTTTGGTTAGTTGACGAGCCCTTATCCGCTTTGGATCCCAAAAGATCGAGGCAAGCAATACAGATGTTGATTGCAGAGGCAAATAAACGGGGAGTTACCTTAATTGTGACATTGCATCAAGTTGATGTGGCAACTAAAGAATTTCCTAGAGTGATTGGATTGCACGCTGGGAAGCTCGAATTTGATCTACCGTCAGCTGATATTACAAAGCATATTTTGCAGAATTTATACGCACAAAGTGAGCATGAAATAACTCAATTAGAAGCGCATGTCTTCAGTGCTGAGTGA
- a CDS encoding putative selenate ABC transporter substrate-binding protein, with amino-acid sequence MLQWTRTIVVLACLLHIPLSYSQQVLRVTTIPEEAATEQMRKFGPLSNYLEKNLGMKVEFTPVNDYPAAVEAMVNKQVDLVWFGGFTYVQANIRSGGKVVPFAQREEDTKFRSVFITQKNSGITKLTDLKGKQVSFGSQSSTSGHLMPRTYLLEAGINPETDFKRVAYSGAHDATIASVVSGRVDAAALDITVWNKFVSEGKVDTSKVDVFYTTPPYFNYNWSVHADMPAAQREKIAKALFALDMNTPEGKEILTLNRATKYIPTKADNYKNLELAGRSAGLIK; translated from the coding sequence ATGCTTCAATGGACGCGAACAATAGTGGTATTGGCCTGTTTACTGCACATTCCTCTGAGTTATTCACAGCAGGTTCTTCGGGTGACAACCATTCCAGAAGAGGCTGCTACTGAGCAAATGCGAAAGTTTGGACCGCTCAGTAATTATCTTGAAAAGAATCTTGGAATGAAGGTGGAGTTCACGCCGGTTAATGATTACCCAGCTGCAGTAGAGGCCATGGTGAATAAGCAAGTTGATTTGGTGTGGTTTGGCGGCTTTACCTATGTTCAAGCAAATATTCGCTCCGGTGGAAAAGTGGTTCCATTTGCACAGCGCGAAGAAGATACTAAGTTTCGTTCTGTTTTTATCACACAGAAAAATTCCGGAATTACGAAGTTAACGGATTTAAAAGGCAAGCAGGTTAGCTTCGGTTCTCAATCAAGCACCTCGGGACACCTCATGCCACGCACATACCTCCTAGAGGCTGGCATTAATCCAGAAACGGATTTCAAGCGCGTAGCTTATTCAGGTGCGCATGATGCGACGATTGCTTCTGTAGTAAGTGGTCGAGTCGATGCAGCGGCACTAGACATTACCGTTTGGAATAAATTTGTTAGTGAAGGTAAGGTAGACACGAGCAAAGTGGATGTTTTTTACACTACCCCTCCTTACTTTAATTACAACTGGTCTGTTCATGCAGACATGCCCGCAGCACAACGTGAGAAGATTGCCAAAGCTCTATTTGCACTGGACATGAACACACCTGAAGGCAAGGAAATCTTGACTTTAAATCGTGCTACTAAATATATCCCTACAAAAGCAGATAACTACAAAAATCTAGAACTTGCTGGTCGTAGCGCAGGCTTAATCAAATAG
- the guaA gene encoding glutamine-hydrolyzing GMP synthase — protein MHDKILILDFGSQVTQLIARRVRDARVYSEIHPYDCDPEFIRKFIQEQGGKGIILSGGPSSVTEEGSPRAPQIVFELGVPVLGICYGMQTMATQLGGAVASAESLGKAREFGYSEVRAHGHTNLLKGIQDFSTSEGHGILKVWMSHGDSVTTMPPAFKLMASTASCPIAGMADEDRRFYAFQFHPEVTHTLQGEAMLGRFVHEICSCKPDWVMGDYISEAVEHIRKQVGDEEVILGLSGGVDSSVAAALIHRAIGDQLTCVFVDHGLLRLNEGDMVMEMFARNLGVKVIRVDAKDKFMSELSGVADPEAKRKIIGKEFVEIFQAESSKIANAQWLAQGTIYPDVIESAGKGKKGAHTIKSHHNVGGLPEDMHLKLLEPLRELFKDEVRELGVALGLPREMVYRHPFPGPGLGVRILGEVKAEFASLLQRADAIFIEELRNTIDEASQKSWYDLTSQAFAVFLPVKSVGVMGDGRTYEYVVALRAVQTQDFMTAHWAHLPYDLLGKVSNRIINEVRGINRVVYDISGKPPATIEWE, from the coding sequence GTGCACGACAAAATACTGATTCTCGACTTTGGTTCACAAGTCACCCAACTGATTGCCAGACGCGTGCGTGATGCACGTGTCTATTCAGAAATCCACCCCTACGATTGCGACCCAGAATTCATTCGTAAGTTCATTCAAGAGCAGGGTGGTAAGGGCATCATTCTTTCTGGCGGACCCAGTTCCGTTACAGAAGAGGGCAGTCCTCGCGCTCCGCAAATCGTATTTGAGTTAGGTGTTCCTGTTCTCGGGATTTGCTACGGTATGCAAACGATGGCAACCCAACTTGGCGGTGCAGTTGCTTCCGCAGAGTCCTTGGGTAAAGCACGTGAGTTTGGCTATTCTGAAGTGCGAGCGCACGGACATACCAATTTGCTAAAAGGCATACAAGACTTTTCTACTAGCGAAGGTCACGGCATTCTGAAAGTGTGGATGAGTCACGGCGATTCAGTAACGACGATGCCGCCCGCGTTTAAGTTAATGGCTTCAACAGCATCTTGCCCAATTGCCGGTATGGCTGACGAAGATCGTCGTTTCTACGCATTCCAGTTCCACCCTGAAGTGACTCATACTTTGCAAGGCGAGGCGATGCTGGGTCGCTTTGTGCATGAGATCTGTAGTTGCAAGCCAGACTGGGTCATGGGTGACTACATTAGCGAAGCAGTGGAGCATATTCGTAAGCAAGTGGGTGATGAAGAGGTCATTCTGGGTTTATCAGGCGGGGTAGATTCTAGTGTCGCCGCAGCATTGATCCACCGCGCTATTGGTGATCAGCTTACTTGTGTATTTGTTGATCATGGCTTACTTCGTTTAAACGAAGGCGATATGGTGATGGAGATGTTCGCTCGCAATCTCGGCGTCAAAGTAATCCGAGTCGATGCTAAAGATAAATTCATGTCAGAGCTCTCTGGTGTTGCTGATCCGGAAGCCAAGCGCAAAATCATCGGTAAAGAATTTGTGGAGATTTTCCAAGCTGAATCCAGCAAAATTGCAAATGCCCAGTGGCTTGCTCAAGGCACTATCTATCCTGATGTGATTGAGTCTGCTGGTAAAGGCAAAAAGGGCGCGCATACGATTAAGAGTCACCACAATGTAGGTGGTCTACCGGAAGATATGCACCTCAAGCTACTTGAGCCCTTGCGTGAATTGTTCAAAGATGAAGTGCGTGAACTGGGTGTTGCCTTAGGTTTGCCGCGCGAGATGGTCTATCGCCATCCATTCCCGGGGCCTGGTCTGGGTGTTCGTATTCTGGGCGAGGTTAAAGCAGAATTCGCAAGCCTATTACAACGTGCTGATGCCATTTTCATTGAAGAGTTACGTAATACGATTGATGAAGCCAGTCAGAAATCTTGGTATGACCTGACTAGCCAAGCCTTTGCTGTGTTCTTGCCAGTGAAGTCTGTTGGCGTAATGGGCGATGGCAGAACCTATGAGTATGTGGTCGCCTTGAGAGCAGTCCAAACTCAAGACTTTATGACTGCACATTGGGCTCACTTGCCATATGATTTACTTGGTAAGGTATCGAATCGCATTATTAATGAGGTGCGCGGTATCAATCGCGTGGTCTACGATATCAGCGGAAAACCGCCGGCAACAATCGAATGGGAATAA